Proteins co-encoded in one Prunus persica cultivar Lovell chromosome G6, Prunus_persica_NCBIv2, whole genome shotgun sequence genomic window:
- the LOC18774176 gene encoding AP2-like ethylene-responsive transcription factor PLT2 isoform X2: protein MGSMNSNNWLSFPLSPTHSSLPSQLHPSQSHQFSLGLVNDSMDNPFQNQEWNLINTQGSNEVPKVADFLGVSKSENHSDLVAFNDIQANDSVSDYLFPNNSIVPVQDTVVANSSSYDFQEKSNSLQSLTLSMGSGKGSSACETSTENTSIATVEAPPRRILDTFGQRTSIYRGVTRHRWTGRYEAHLWDNSCRREGQSRKGRQVYLGGYDKEEKAARAYDLAALKYWGTSTTTNFPISNYEKEVEEMKNMTRQEFVAAIRRKSSGFSRGASMYRGVTRHHQHGRWQARIGRVAGNKDLYLGTFSTEEEAAEAYDIAAIKFRGLNAVTNFDMSRYDVKSILESNTLPIGGGAAKRLKEAQALESSRKREEMIALGSTFQYAAAGATSSSTSAGRNLQAYSLMQQQQSTFDQAVQQPSQPLLSLQNHDISQYSHHHDPSSYQNYIQTQLQLHQAQQQYQPTQNPHHQFYNSYGLQSTHPALLQGLMDMGSASGVMDHNNGSSSGSYSAGGYLGNNGIGLASNSSASNAVGSAEELALVKVDYDMPNGGGAYGYFYNVE, encoded by the exons ATGGGTTCCATGAATTCAAACAACTGGCtttcctttcctctttctcCTACTCATTCTTCTTTGCCATCACAGCTCCATCCTTCTCAGTCTCACCAATTCTCTCTAGGGTTAGTCAATGATTCTATGGACAACCCTTTCCAAAACCAAG AGTGGAATTTGATTAACACCCAAGGGAGCAATGAAGTTCCAAAGGTGGCTGATTTTCTCGGCGTGAGCAAATCCGAAAACCACTCAGATCTTGTGGCCTTCAATGATATTCAGGCCAACGATTCGGTGTCCGATTACTTATTTCCCAACAACAGCATAGTCCCAGTACAAGACACAGTTGTAGCCAATTCTAGCAGCTATGATTTCCAAGAAAAATCCAACAGCCTTCAATCGTTGACTCTCTCAATGGGAAGTGGCAAGGGCTCTTCAGCATGTGAAACCAGCACGGAAAATACCAGCATTGCGACTGTGGAAGCTCCCCCAAGAAGGATTTTGGACACATTCGGACAAAGAACATCTATTTATCGCGGCGTAACAAG GCATAGATGGACAGGAAGGTATGAAGCTCATCTTTGGGATAATAGTTGCAGAAGGGAGGGACAATCGAGGAAGGGCCGCCAAG TCTACTTGG GTGGGTAtgacaaagaagagaaagcagCTAGGGCTTATGACTTGGCTGCACTGAAGTACTGGGGAACTTCTACTACAACCAATTTTCCA ATTAGTAACTATGAGAAGGAGGTAGAGGAGATGAAGAACATGACAAGACAAGAATTTGTGGCAGCCATTAGAAG gAAAAGTAGTGGCTTTTCTAGGGGAGCATCCATGTATCGTGGAGTTACAAG GCATCATCAACATGGACGATGGCAAGCAAGGATTGGCAGAGTTGCCGGAAACAAGGATCTTTACTTGGGAACATTCA GTACTGAAGAGGAGGCAGCTGAAGCTTATGACATAGCAGCAATAAAATTCCGAGGCCTAAATGCCGTGACCAACTTCGACATGAGCCGGTATGATGTGAAGAGCATTTTGGAGAGCAACACCCTCCCAATAGGAGGAGGAGCAGCCAAACGTCTCAAAGAGGCTCAAGCCCTGGAATCTTCTAGAAAACGCGAAGAGATGATAGCTCTTGGTTCCACCTTTCAATACGCAGCTGCCGGAGCCACCAGCTCATCCACCTCAGCCGGTCGGAATTTGCAAGCATACTCATtgatgcagcagcagcagtcaACCTTTGACCAAGCTGTACAGCAACCATCTCAGCCCCTACTTTCTCTACAAAACCATGATATTTCTCAGTACAGCCACCACCATGATCCTTCTTCATACCAAAATTACATCCAGACCCAGCTGCAGCTGCACCAGGCCCAGCAGCAATACCAGCCAACCCAGAACCCTCACCACCAGTTCTACAACAGCTATGGGCTTCAGAGCACACACCCAGCTTTGCTTCAAGGTCTCATGGACATGGGCTCTGCTTCTGGGGTTATGGATCACAACAATGGCAGCTCCAGTGGGAGCTATAGTGCAGGGGGGTATTTAGGTAATAATGGAATTGGGTTGGCTTCAAATTCATCAGCAAGCAATGCAGTGGGGTCTGCTGAAGAACTTGCACTTGTGAAGGTTGATTATGATATGCCTAATGGTGGAGGAGCGTATGGGTATTTTTACAATGTGGAATGA
- the LOC109950047 gene encoding protein MARD1-like, with protein sequence MKPPRYPKKVPMEEDDASPPAWSPNMENGQGQSGNFLDRCNYCRKILGEKDNIYMYSSLRAFCSPQCRHRQIVVDTVRGKIVYQSTTETVAWKRKMNNVINQ encoded by the exons ATGAAGCCACCGCGCTATCCCAAGAAAGTTCCCATGGAAGAGGATGATGCGTCTCCACCGGCATGGTCGCCCAATATGGAGAACGGCCAAGGGCAGAGTGGCAATTTCCTTGATAGATGTAACTACTGCAGAAAGATCCTTGGCGAGAAAGATAACATTTATATGTACAG TTCGTTGCGGGCATTTTGTAGCCCTCAGTGCCGTCACAGACAAATTGTTGTGGACACGGTCAGGGGAAAGATTGTGTACCAGTCGACCACAGAAACCGTGGcttggaagaggaagatgaacaATGTGATCAATCAATGA
- the LOC18774176 gene encoding AP2-like ethylene-responsive transcription factor PLT1 isoform X1 gives MILWTTLSKTKVKTLLFLFTFTYYFWVFFSSLFLLSICSSFSFSLIVHKPCKFTEWNLINTQGSNEVPKVADFLGVSKSENHSDLVAFNDIQANDSVSDYLFPNNSIVPVQDTVVANSSSYDFQEKSNSLQSLTLSMGSGKGSSACETSTENTSIATVEAPPRRILDTFGQRTSIYRGVTRHRWTGRYEAHLWDNSCRREGQSRKGRQVYLGGYDKEEKAARAYDLAALKYWGTSTTTNFPISNYEKEVEEMKNMTRQEFVAAIRRKSSGFSRGASMYRGVTRHHQHGRWQARIGRVAGNKDLYLGTFSTEEEAAEAYDIAAIKFRGLNAVTNFDMSRYDVKSILESNTLPIGGGAAKRLKEAQALESSRKREEMIALGSTFQYAAAGATSSSTSAGRNLQAYSLMQQQQSTFDQAVQQPSQPLLSLQNHDISQYSHHHDPSSYQNYIQTQLQLHQAQQQYQPTQNPHHQFYNSYGLQSTHPALLQGLMDMGSASGVMDHNNGSSSGSYSAGGYLGNNGIGLASNSSASNAVGSAEELALVKVDYDMPNGGGAYGYFYNVE, from the exons ATGATTCTATGGACAACCCTTTCCAAAACCAAGGTAAAaaccctcctcttccttttcactttcacttattatttttgggtttttttttcttcccttttccttctctctatATGTAGCTCCTTCTCATTCAGTCTTATTGTACATAAACCTTGTAAATTTACAGAGTGGAATTTGATTAACACCCAAGGGAGCAATGAAGTTCCAAAGGTGGCTGATTTTCTCGGCGTGAGCAAATCCGAAAACCACTCAGATCTTGTGGCCTTCAATGATATTCAGGCCAACGATTCGGTGTCCGATTACTTATTTCCCAACAACAGCATAGTCCCAGTACAAGACACAGTTGTAGCCAATTCTAGCAGCTATGATTTCCAAGAAAAATCCAACAGCCTTCAATCGTTGACTCTCTCAATGGGAAGTGGCAAGGGCTCTTCAGCATGTGAAACCAGCACGGAAAATACCAGCATTGCGACTGTGGAAGCTCCCCCAAGAAGGATTTTGGACACATTCGGACAAAGAACATCTATTTATCGCGGCGTAACAAG GCATAGATGGACAGGAAGGTATGAAGCTCATCTTTGGGATAATAGTTGCAGAAGGGAGGGACAATCGAGGAAGGGCCGCCAAG TCTACTTGG GTGGGTAtgacaaagaagagaaagcagCTAGGGCTTATGACTTGGCTGCACTGAAGTACTGGGGAACTTCTACTACAACCAATTTTCCA ATTAGTAACTATGAGAAGGAGGTAGAGGAGATGAAGAACATGACAAGACAAGAATTTGTGGCAGCCATTAGAAG gAAAAGTAGTGGCTTTTCTAGGGGAGCATCCATGTATCGTGGAGTTACAAG GCATCATCAACATGGACGATGGCAAGCAAGGATTGGCAGAGTTGCCGGAAACAAGGATCTTTACTTGGGAACATTCA GTACTGAAGAGGAGGCAGCTGAAGCTTATGACATAGCAGCAATAAAATTCCGAGGCCTAAATGCCGTGACCAACTTCGACATGAGCCGGTATGATGTGAAGAGCATTTTGGAGAGCAACACCCTCCCAATAGGAGGAGGAGCAGCCAAACGTCTCAAAGAGGCTCAAGCCCTGGAATCTTCTAGAAAACGCGAAGAGATGATAGCTCTTGGTTCCACCTTTCAATACGCAGCTGCCGGAGCCACCAGCTCATCCACCTCAGCCGGTCGGAATTTGCAAGCATACTCATtgatgcagcagcagcagtcaACCTTTGACCAAGCTGTACAGCAACCATCTCAGCCCCTACTTTCTCTACAAAACCATGATATTTCTCAGTACAGCCACCACCATGATCCTTCTTCATACCAAAATTACATCCAGACCCAGCTGCAGCTGCACCAGGCCCAGCAGCAATACCAGCCAACCCAGAACCCTCACCACCAGTTCTACAACAGCTATGGGCTTCAGAGCACACACCCAGCTTTGCTTCAAGGTCTCATGGACATGGGCTCTGCTTCTGGGGTTATGGATCACAACAATGGCAGCTCCAGTGGGAGCTATAGTGCAGGGGGGTATTTAGGTAATAATGGAATTGGGTTGGCTTCAAATTCATCAGCAAGCAATGCAGTGGGGTCTGCTGAAGAACTTGCACTTGTGAAGGTTGATTATGATATGCCTAATGGTGGAGGAGCGTATGGGTATTTTTACAATGTGGAATGA